In Excalfactoria chinensis isolate bCotChi1 chromosome 5, bCotChi1.hap2, whole genome shotgun sequence, a single genomic region encodes these proteins:
- the LOC140252635 gene encoding rho GTPase-activating protein 11A isoform X3 codes for MLLSCLMTDRTIEALRYFFNFLRTVSLRSNENRMDSSNLAVIFAPNLLHSNENEKLSTSTEKKIRLQAAVVQTFIDHAEEIGQVPEFILEKIPAMLGVDTFQSTPSVRGYEDSESESPSEYKRRRHRSVGDIVSGALNKFKSNRTPSTTPQQDRSVLPSVTPVVLTPSTKRKLPADCSQGLSSKKRRSFMHSFGFELLPSSIFNSSSTPASVQFEASPCVSLESPQTLLSPSTCGENHLTSTGNRRSKRLASKKLYRAESGKTGCFSPKISRKEMVRRSLRLKFGLGKSSRDTNAASGCTVANRAENIGRRLASQPGLENGTECTKRGVLFSPCINEKVCKKGSKNVSKSEENLLTPKSRNKVVYRMSWNSPAVTDSQEISSNEGILLENSSSEPAFISEKPPVLPDECRLTAEDQQDSRLKLCEEANNLTAETLLKVKQAFSVSGSNNLHHGRSDTKSSFSGVTDETFKETLCLTGLSPEKEVVAGVSHSPAKVESRELLHQQCQSYAIDKQQPEKDEIKTSEKKTFRTSIEIELQVQKPDTRNVIEPPVTQVLAREGNLTVQNSSSKDDLKKLDSFGRKEELELMHSQTAENGTVKCCNLEGGTAKLPGAGQLPALQLPLSGNEVGNQHLQGESSAKALTKASTVPDHGKVSDHIQWFNKLSLNDPSSASKTKPPLKFQRTPVRQSVRRINSLLEANKRSISSQLSITNDVGSPLVKSLSCDSALSSCTEKPNKNSSALSLRSESTFNQVSASHSQLDLTSKPHCRHLYLSDKPDGSVRTAGIYRQKVTVHPSKSVLEDLTNQETVKSCLKVNADVKIPDFAPEKSTVTRNAPGKEKARYRGSPKNPISKVKLLPTAKPVDL; via the exons gtctaatgaaaacagaatggaTAGCAGTAACCTGGCAGTGATTTTCGCACCCAACCTCTTGCactcaaatgaaaatgaaaagttgtCAAcgagtacagaaaaaaaaattcgTTTGCAGGCTGCTGTGGTGCAGACATTCATTGATCATGCAGAAGAAATCG GACAGGTACCAGAATTTATCTTGGAAAAGATTCCTGCAATGTTAGGTGTTGACACCTTTCAGTCTACTCCCTCAGTGAGAGGCTATGAAGACAGTGAAAGTGAATCTCCCAGTGAATATAAGAGGAGGAGGCACCGAAGCGTTGGGG ATATTGTTAGTGGAGCATTGAATAAATTTAAATCTAACAGAACACCCTCCACTACACCTCAGCAAGACAGAAGCG tccTTCCATCTGTGACTCCAGTGGTTCTTACTCCAAGTACTAAGCGTAAGCTTCCAGCTGATTGCTCCCAGGGCTTATCCAGCAAGAAGAGAAGATCTTTTATGCACAGTTTTGGTTTTGAGTTGTTACCAAGTAGTATTTTTAATAGCAGCTCCACACCAGCATCAG ttcAGTTTGAAGCAAGCCCTTGTGTGTCTCTTGAGTCACCTCAAACTTTATTATCTCCTTCAACGTGTGGTGAAAATCACTTGACTAGCACAGGGAACAGAAGAAGTAAAAGACTTGCAAGCAAGAAATTGTACAG GGCTGAATCAGGAAAAACGGGTTGCTTTTCTCCAAAAATTAGCCGAAAAGAAATGGTTCGTAGGTCATTACGCTTGAAGTTTGGTTTggggaaaagcagcagggaCACG aacGCTGCATCAGGATGTACAGTTGCTAATAGAGCTGAAAATATTGGAAGGCGTCTTGCAAGTCAACCAGGTTTGGAAAATGGAACTGAATGTACAAAAAGAGGTGTACTCTTCAGCCCATGTATCAATGAAAAAGTCTGTAAGAAAG gttCAAAGAACGTGagcaaatcagaagaaaacttgCTAACTCCAAAATCCCGCAACAAAGTTGTTTACAGAATGTCATGGAATAGTCCCGCTGTTACAGATTCTCAGGAGATCAGCAGCAACGAGGGAATTCTGCTAGAAAATAGTTCTTCAGAACCTGCTTTCATATCTGAAAAGCCGCCAGTTCTTCCTGATGAGTGCAGACTTACAGCTGAAGATCAACAAGACAGCAGGTTAAAGCTTTGTGAAGAAGCAAATAATTTAACTGCAGAAACGTTACTGAAAGTTAAACAAGCTTTCTCTGTGTCTGGAAGTAATAATCTTCACCATGGGAGATCTGATACAAAATCGTCTTTCTCAGGTGTAACAGATGAAACATTCAAAGAAACTCTGTGTCTCACAGGACTTAGTCCAGAGAAAGAAGTGGTAGCTGGAGTTTCTCACAGTCCAGCAAAGGTAGAGTCCAGAGAGCTGCTCCACCAACAGTGTCAATCCTATGCTATTGATAAGCAGCAAccagaaaaagatgaaattaaaacttCGGAGAAAAAAACCTTCCGAACTTCTATTGAGATTGAACTTCAGGTCCAGAAACCAGATACAAGAAATGTAATAGAACCTCCTGTGACGCAGGTACTAGCCAGAGAAGGCAATTTGACGGTTCAGAACAGTTCATCAAAAGATGACTTAAAAAAATTAGATTCCtttggaagaaaagaggaactAGAGCTAATGCATTCACAGACAGCTGAAAATGGTACGGTAAAATGCTGTAATTTAGAAGGAGGTACTGCTAAACTTCCAGGGGCAGGACAGCTTCCTGCCTTACAATTGCCTTTGTCAGGAAATGAAGTGGGCAACCAACACTTGCAAGGTGAAAGTTCTGCTAAAGCTTTAACTAAGGCATCAACTGTTCCTGACCATGGAAAGGTTTCTGACCACATACAGTGGTTTAACAAGCTTTCATTAAACGACCCCAGTTCTGCAAGCAAAACTAAGCCACCTCTTAAATTCCAACGTACTCCTGTTCGGCAGTCTGTAAGGAGAATTAATTCCTTATTGGAGGCTAACAAAAGATCCATAAGCTCTCAGCTCAGTATAACTAATGATGTTGGTTCGCCACTTGTAAAATCTTTGAGCTGTGATTCTGCActctcctcctgcacagaaAAACCCAATAAGAattccagtgctttgtcactCAGGAGCGAAAGTACATTTAACCAAGTTTCTGCATCTCATAGTCAGCTTGACTTAACATCCAAACCACACTGCAGACATCTGTATCTGTCAGACAAGCCTGATGGTTCTGTAAGAACTGCTGGAATCTACAGACAGAAAGTGACTGTTCATCCATCAAAGTCTGTTCTAGAAGATCTCACCAATCAGGAAACAGTGAAATCTTGCTTAAAAGTTAATGCAGATGTAAAAATTCCAGATTTTGCTCCAGAAAAGTCTACAGTCACAAGAAATgctccaggaaaagaaaaagctcgTTACAGAGGCTCTCCAAAGAATCCAATATCTAAAGTGAAACTGCTACCAACTGCAAAACCAGTAGATTTATAG